A window from Dromaius novaehollandiae isolate bDroNov1 chromosome 1, bDroNov1.hap1, whole genome shotgun sequence encodes these proteins:
- the CD247 gene encoding T-cell surface glycoprotein CD3 zeta chain isoform X2: MTALFVKAKLSQAPEPQLQPVQDDVYNKLSRGHRDEYDVLGAKRGADPEMGGRHQQRRKTPQDTVYTSLQKDKMGEAYSEIGKKGEQRRRGKGNDGVYQGLSAATKDTYDALPMQPLPPR; the protein is encoded by the exons ATGACAGCACTTTTTGTGAAAGCTAAG CTCAGCCAAGCTCCTgagccacagctgcagccagtCCAGGATGATGTGTATAAT aaactgtCTCGTGGGCACAGAGATGAATATGATGTTCTGGGGGCAAAGAGAGGTGCAGACCCTGAGATGGGTGGGAGACATCAG cagagaagaaagacCCCTCAGGACACCGTCTACACT TCACTGCAGAAGGACAAGATGGGCGAGGCGTACAGTGAAATTGGAAAGAAGGGAGAG CAGAGGCGGCGAGGCAAAGGCAATGATGGTGTTTACCAG GGTCTCAGTGCAGCAACCAAGGACACCTATGATGCGCTCCCGATGCAGCCTTTGCCCCCCCGCTAA